In the Grimontia kaedaensis genome, one interval contains:
- a CDS encoding YacL family protein yields MDYEFRRNTLDDSFHAELSMGHEALGRWLVDELGANHDAIGEVLENLKRVMEQGGEWTRSGKVFLLQLTQDEALVQANIVLEGGEEEMPDVGLHAYEEESVSLCGPEDLLLVLEAWQDFIRRYGR; encoded by the coding sequence GTGGACTACGAATTTCGACGCAATACTTTAGACGACAGCTTTCATGCTGAGCTATCAATGGGGCATGAGGCGCTTGGGCGCTGGCTCGTTGATGAACTTGGGGCAAACCATGATGCCATAGGTGAAGTTCTTGAAAACCTGAAACGGGTGATGGAGCAAGGCGGAGAATGGACGCGCTCAGGCAAAGTCTTTCTGTTGCAGCTCACACAAGACGAAGCACTGGTGCAGGCCAATATCGTGCTTGAAGGCGGTGAAGAAGAGATGCCTGATGTGGGCCTTCATGCCTATGAAGAGGAAAGTGTGTCACTTTGTGGGCCAGAAGACCTCCTTTTGGTGCTTGAAGCATGGCAAGACTTTATCCGCCGCTATGGTCGCTAA
- the glnK gene encoding P-II family nitrogen regulator yields the protein MKLINAIIKPFKLDDVREALAEVGVDGMTVSEVKGFGRQKGHTELYRGAEYQVDFLPKVKLEIAAHSENVDEIIEAISKAAQTGKIGDGKIFVYDLQQAVRIRTGEMDAEAI from the coding sequence ATGAAATTGATCAACGCAATTATCAAACCCTTCAAGCTCGACGATGTGCGCGAAGCACTGGCTGAAGTCGGCGTGGATGGTATGACAGTGTCAGAAGTAAAAGGTTTTGGTCGTCAGAAAGGCCATACCGAATTGTATCGCGGTGCGGAGTACCAGGTAGATTTTCTGCCTAAAGTGAAGCTGGAAATTGCAGCACACAGCGAGAACGTCGACGAAATTATTGAAGCTATCAGCAAAGCGGCGCAGACCGGCAAAATTGGCGACGGAAAGATTTTTGTTTATGACCTCCAGCAAGCTGTACGTATTCGTACTGGCGAGATGGACGCAGAAGCGATTTAA
- a CDS encoding ammonium transporter — protein sequence MELTTTVTELRYALDTFFFLISGALVMWMAAGFAMLEAGLVRSKNTTEILTKNVCLYAIACTTYLLVGYNIMYVDNTEGGWLPSFGALIGTQSEGADHSLESDFFFQVVFVATAMSVVSGAVAERMKLWAFLAFSVVLTAFIYPMEGYWTWGGGFLSEAGFSDFAGSGIVHMAGAAAALAGVLLLGARKGKYGKNGQIYPIPGSNLPLATLGTFILWFGWFGFNGGSQLMVSDFENATAVGQIFLNTNAAAAAGAIVALAVCKATWGKADLTMVLNGALAGLVAITADPLSPSPVAALTIGGLSGALVVISIVGLDKLKIDDPVGAISVHGTCGLFGLLAVPFSNADATFGAQIFGAAVIFAWVFGASLAVWAVLKATMGIRVGEEEELEGMDFHDCGVDAYPEFVSVK from the coding sequence ATGGAACTGACTACAACTGTGACAGAGCTGCGTTATGCGCTCGATACCTTTTTCTTTTTGATTTCAGGTGCACTGGTAATGTGGATGGCGGCAGGTTTTGCCATGCTGGAAGCTGGTCTGGTGCGTTCTAAAAACACCACGGAAATTCTCACCAAGAACGTCTGTCTGTATGCGATTGCATGTACGACTTACCTGCTGGTGGGTTACAACATCATGTATGTCGACAACACGGAAGGCGGCTGGCTGCCATCGTTCGGTGCCTTGATTGGTACTCAAAGCGAAGGCGCGGACCACTCTCTTGAATCTGACTTTTTCTTCCAGGTTGTCTTCGTAGCGACTGCAATGTCTGTGGTTTCTGGTGCAGTAGCTGAGCGTATGAAGCTTTGGGCTTTCCTGGCGTTCTCTGTTGTACTGACAGCGTTTATCTACCCAATGGAAGGTTACTGGACTTGGGGCGGTGGCTTCCTGTCAGAAGCTGGTTTCAGCGACTTCGCAGGTTCAGGCATCGTTCACATGGCGGGTGCTGCAGCGGCATTGGCAGGTGTTCTTCTGCTGGGTGCACGCAAAGGCAAATACGGCAAGAATGGTCAAATCTACCCAATTCCAGGTTCAAACCTGCCATTGGCAACCTTGGGTACTTTCATCCTGTGGTTCGGTTGGTTCGGCTTCAACGGCGGTTCGCAACTGATGGTATCAGACTTTGAGAACGCAACAGCAGTTGGTCAAATCTTCCTGAACACCAACGCAGCGGCGGCGGCGGGTGCTATTGTGGCACTGGCAGTGTGTAAAGCCACTTGGGGTAAAGCTGACCTGACAATGGTATTGAACGGCGCGTTGGCTGGTCTGGTAGCGATTACTGCTGACCCACTGTCACCATCTCCAGTTGCGGCACTGACTATCGGTGGTCTGTCTGGTGCATTGGTTGTTATCAGTATCGTTGGTCTGGATAAACTGAAGATTGATGATCCAGTAGGTGCTATCTCTGTACACGGTACTTGTGGTCTGTTTGGTCTGCTGGCAGTACCTTTCAGCAACGCTGATGCCACTTTCGGCGCACAAATCTTCGGTGCAGCAGTTATCTTTGCTTGGGTATTCGGTGCAAGCCTGGCGGTTTGGGCAGTGCTGAAAGCCACCATGGGTATCCGTGTAGGTGAAGAAGAAGAACTTGAAGGCATGGACTTCCACGACTGTGGTGTAGATGCTTACCCAGAGTTTGTTAGCGTGAAATAA